Below is a genomic region from Neorhizobium galegae.
CGCGTATCGTTCGCGAAGTGGCCGACATGGTCGGCAAGTCGATCCGCCTGGTCACCGAAGGTGAAAACACCGAAGTCGACAAGACGGTCATCGACAAGATCGCCGAACCGCTGACCCACATGATCCGCAATGCCGTCGACCACGGCATCGAATCGCCCGAAAAGCGCGAAGCCGCCGGCAAGGACCCGGAAGGCACGATCAAGCTGACCGCGAAACATCGTTCGGGCCGCATCCTGATCGAGCTTGCCGACGACGGCGCCGGCATCAACCGCGAGCGCGTCCGCCAGAAGGCGATCGACAACGACATCATCGCGGCCGACGCCAACCTGTCGGACGACGAGATCGACAACCTGATCTTCATGGCCGGCTTCTCCACCGCCGACAAGATCTCCGACATTTCCGGCCGCGGCGTCGGCATGGACGTGGTCAAGCGGTCGATCCAGGCGCTCGGCGGCCGTATCTCGATCTCGTCGCGGCCGGGTTACGGCTCGACCTTCACCATGAGCCTGCCGCTGACGCTTGCCGTTCTCGACGGCATGGTGGTCACGGTTGCCGGCCAGACGCTGGTGGTGCCGCTCACCGCGATCGTCGAGACGCTGCAGCCGGAGGCTTCCGCCATCCATTCCTTCGGCGCCAATCAGCGGCTGATCTCGATCCGCAACTCGTTCTGCCCGCTGGTCGATGTCGGTAGGGTCCTCAACTACCGCGCAACCCAGGCCAATCCGGTCGAAGGTGTCGCGCTGCTGGTGGAATCGGAAGGCGGCGGACAGCGTGCTCTGATGGTCGATGCCATCCAGGGCCAGCGCCAGGTCGTCATCAAGTCGCTCGAGGCGAACTACACCCACGTCCCGGGCATCGCCGCAGCCACCATTCTCGGTGACGGCCGCGTCGCTCTCATCCTCGACGTCGATGCGGTTGTCGCGGCGTCGCGAGGCCAGTCCATGAAACCTGAAATGTCGTTAGCCGCCACGGGTTGAGTTTAATATGTCGTATGCCGTGAAAAATCTGGTCCCGGGAAGCAAGGAGCTGATCGCTTTTCGCATCAGCGATCAGGAATTTTGCGTGAACATCATGTCCGTCCGCGAAATTCGCGGATGGACCCAGGCAACGCCGCTACCGCATGCGCCCGCCTATGTCATGGGTCTCATCAATCTGCGCGGCGCGGTTCTGCCGATCGTCGACCTTTCGGCCCGGCTTGGCATGAAGGATGCCGAGCCGACGGCGCGCCATGTGATCATCGTGGCGCAGATGAAGACCAAAGTTGTTGGTCTCCTCGTCGAAGCCGTTTCCGATATCCTTACGATTACCGACGAGAATATCCAGCCAGTACCGGAAGTCTCTTCCGATCTGGAGAGACAATACGCCCGGGGGATTCTCGCCATCGATAAGCGGATGATCTGCATGATCGAGTTGGATGCCCTCTTCCCCGACACGGAAAGCGAAGTTGCATGAAGCCCTTGGGCGCCATCGAAAGCCGGCAGTCACCGGATGAAGTCCTCGCAAGCGGCGAATATCCGCTGACGCGTCGTGACCTCACCGACATTTCGGCGATGATCTACGCGGATGCCGGGATCTATCTCAACGATTCCAAGGCCTCGCTCGTCTATTCCCGCCTTTCCAAGCATATCCGGGCTTTGGGGTTGCGCGGGTTCAAGGATTATTGCGTTCTGGTGGCGTCGCCCGAAGGTGCCGCCGCCCGCCGGGAGATGCTGTCGCATCTGACGACCAACTTCACCCGTTTCTTCCGCGAGAACCATCACTTCGAGCACCTGCGCGACGAGGTTCTGCCGGGTCTGATCAACCGCGCCAAGAGCGGCGGTCGCGTGCGCATCTGGTCGGCCGCCTGTTCGGACGGGCAGGAGCCGTATTCGATTGCGCTGACCGTACTGTCGCTGCTTCCCAATGCGGCCGATCTCGACTTCCGCATCCTGGCGACCGATATCGATCCGAAGATCCTGGCCGCGGCCCGCGCCGGCGTCTACGACGAAAACGCGCTCGAGACCATGACGCCCGCCATGCGCAAGCAGTGGTTCCGGGAGGTCGATGCCGGCGGACGCCGCAGGTTCCAGATCGATGAACGCGTCAAGAAGCTGATCACCTTCAACGAGTTGAACCTGATGGCGCAATGGCCCTTCAAGGGCAATTTCGATGTCATCTTCTGTCGCAACGTCGTCATTTATTTCGACGAGCCGACGCAGATGAAAATCTGGTCCCGCTTTGCCTCGCTCCTGCCTGAAGGCGGACATCTTTATATCGGCCATTCCGAACGTGTCTCCGGCGACGCGAAGAACCTGTTCGATAACATCGGCATCACGACCTATCGTCATACCGGTAAGAATGCAGGGAGGAAGGCATGAGCGCTCCGGCACGGGTCCTGGTCGTCGATGATTCCCCGACC
It encodes:
- a CDS encoding chemotaxis protein CheW, whose amino-acid sequence is MSYAVKNLVPGSKELIAFRISDQEFCVNIMSVREIRGWTQATPLPHAPAYVMGLINLRGAVLPIVDLSARLGMKDAEPTARHVIIVAQMKTKVVGLLVEAVSDILTITDENIQPVPEVSSDLERQYARGILAIDKRMICMIELDALFPDTESEVA
- the cheR gene encoding protein-glutamate O-methyltransferase CheR — its product is MKPLGAIESRQSPDEVLASGEYPLTRRDLTDISAMIYADAGIYLNDSKASLVYSRLSKHIRALGLRGFKDYCVLVASPEGAAARREMLSHLTTNFTRFFRENHHFEHLRDEVLPGLINRAKSGGRVRIWSAACSDGQEPYSIALTVLSLLPNAADLDFRILATDIDPKILAAARAGVYDENALETMTPAMRKQWFREVDAGGRRRFQIDERVKKLITFNELNLMAQWPFKGNFDVIFCRNVVIYFDEPTQMKIWSRFASLLPEGGHLYIGHSERVSGDAKNLFDNIGITTYRHTGKNAGRKA